CTGGTATACCTTTTGATGCACGATAGTTTCACATAATTGCAAAACCAAATCACATGTAGAATAAAACAAAATATGCAGATCCAAAAATTAAGTTGGAAATAATTATTCATACTGAATTAATAACAAATGTTGAAATTAACAGTGTTAAACCTGAAATAACAATTAATGCAAAAATTAAATTTTTTACACCTATTTTAGGTAACATAATTTTATATAATGTATATCCTATTGCAAACTGACCTAAAATAAATAATACTTGGTATTTTCTATCTAATGTTTCAAGTCATTCTACACTATCATTACCAATTTTTGAATTGGCAACAAAATACATTCTAAATATTGGGGATTGTACAAAACCATAAATAATACCTAATATCAAAGTAAGTATGATTAATTTTACCAATGTTGATTTTGAATATTTTATTAATTCTTCTTTTAAAACTAGTCTGAATTCTCCGATTTTATTTTTATTTTCTGAACCATTTTTAAAACTAATTAATAATGACAGTAACAAAAGAATAACTACTAAAATATTTAAAACAATTATTTTATCTGTAACAAAATAATTCATATTTAAAATTCAGTTACCTATAAAAGTTGCAAATGTAATTACAAATCCAATAGCGAATGAAACTTTTAAGGCAAATAGTCTATTATATTTTTGTTCATTTAAATATAAGAAATATAAACTCTGTGATGAAATACTAATACCTAATATAATTGCTTGTAAGATAATTATTATTTTAAATCAAACCGCATCATTTGAAGGGATCAATAATAACATAGATGCAATAATTGAAGCTAAAATTGAAGCTCTTATTCAAATATTTCTGCTTTTTATTTTTCCTGTTATTCATGTTGCAACAGGTTTAAGTAAAATTGCAAACAACATTGAACTACCAAACAATAGTAAAATTACAACCGTTGCTGATGGCATTTTATGAAATGCTTCAGTTAATATGTTTGAGTTTTCCTGAATTAAGATTGCATTAATAACTCAAACAATCAATGTTTGAATATAAAACCAAAATAACTTCTTTTCAAAATTTTGTTTTTTATAAATAAAATATAAAAAGGCCAATCCTAAAATAATAATTAAAGGAACTACAAAAATTAAATCTCAATTATTCATATTACATTGTTTCTAAAGCACTAACACCAATAACAGTAAATGCATTAGTTAATACTTGTAAAACTGCTAAAACTAATCCTAGTCTTGCTTCACTTATTGGTAAATCTTTTTCATCAAGAATTTTTGTATCAGCATAGTATGAATGAAATTGCTTACATATAGTTTGAATGTATTCACAAATCAATTGTGGTGCTCTATTCTTAGCTGCCATTTGAATTACTTGGTTAAAATTATCTAAAGTTAATAATAATTCTACTTCTTTTTTATTTGATAATAAATTTGTTTCTTCTAAATTAGCTTTAATATTTTTTTGTTCAGCTTGATTTAAAATTGAATGACATCTTGCTGTTGCATATTGTGCATAGTAAACTGGGTTAGTTGCATTTTTTTGTTGAACTAGGTCTAAGTCTAAGTCCATATGTGAACTACTTGATTTAGATGCTAACATATATCTTAAAGCATCTTTTCCAACCATTTCCATAATATCAACTAATCAAACAGCAGTTCCTTTTCTTTTACTCATTTTGTATTCTTGACCGTCCTTGATCAATCTTACCATTTGTACCATTTCAATTTCTAAAATGTCTGGATTATGACCTAATAATTGTAAACCAGCTCTCATTCTTTGAATATAACCATGGTGGTCTCCACCTCAAATATTAATTAGTACATCAGCTTTGGTTCTATCAATTCTGATATTATGTGTTGCTAAATCTGGAACAATGTAAGTTAAGGAACCATCTTTTTTAATTAACACACGATCTTTGTCATCACCAAATTCAGTTGTTTTTAATCATAAAGCTCCATCAGCTTCATAAATTGCATTTTTTTCTTTGTACTCTTCTAAAAGTTTTTCAATTTGATTTGTATCATACATTTCTTGTTCACTTGAATAGTGATCAATTACAACTCCAAAATCTTTTAATTGTTTTTTAATTTCAGCTAAGAAATATTCTGTAGCTTCTTTTCTAAAAATTTGATGAACTTCAGGATCAGAAATTGCAGTTTCTGTAAAAGTTAAATTTTTAAATTTATCTCCATATTTTTCAATCATAGTATTAGCTAAATCATCATAGAAAGTTCCACCATAAGTATTAGCTGGTTTTTCCGCTTCAATTCCCAGTGCTCATAGATAATGAACAAAAACAGTAACAGCTAAAATATTAATTTGATTTCCTGCATCATTTGTATAATATTCAGTTTGCACTTCATAACCATCAAATTTTAAAACTTCTTCTAATACAGAACCAGTTACAGCATTTCTTGCATGCCCAACGTGTAAATATCCTGTAGGATTTGCTGAAACATATTCAATATTTATAATTTTATTTTTACTTTTATTTTTACCATATGCTTCTTTTAAAGTTGTTATGTTTTTAATAGTTCTTGAAAGCAATTCTGTTTTTACTTTAATATTAATAAAACCAGGTCCTGCTATTTCAATTTGATCATAATAATCTTTTTGCATTAATTCTTCTTTAATAGTTTCTGCTAATTGAACCGGATTTTGTTTTAGTTCTTTTGCACTCATTAAGGCAAGAGTTGTAGAAAAATGACTATCAATATTATTTTTGTTTATTTCAACAATTGGTTCCTTTGTTATATTCATTTTTT
This is a stretch of genomic DNA from Mesoplasma coleopterae. It encodes these proteins:
- the argS gene encoding arginine--tRNA ligase; the encoded protein is MNNIINIVKEDLKAITKKMNITKEPIVEINKNNIDSHFSTTLALMSAKELKQNPVQLAETIKEELMQKDYYDQIEIAGPGFINIKVKTELLSRTIKNITTLKEAYGKNKSKNKIINIEYVSANPTGYLHVGHARNAVTGSVLEEVLKFDGYEVQTEYYTNDAGNQINILAVTVFVHYLWALGIEAEKPANTYGGTFYDDLANTMIEKYGDKFKNLTFTETAISDPEVHQIFRKEATEYFLAEIKKQLKDFGVVIDHYSSEQEMYDTNQIEKLLEEYKEKNAIYEADGALWLKTTEFGDDKDRVLIKKDGSLTYIVPDLATHNIRIDRTKADVLINIWGGDHHGYIQRMRAGLQLLGHNPDILEIEMVQMVRLIKDGQEYKMSKRKGTAVWLVDIMEMVGKDALRYMLASKSSSSHMDLDLDLVQQKNATNPVYYAQYATARCHSILNQAEQKNIKANLEETNLLSNKKEVELLLTLDNFNQVIQMAAKNRAPQLICEYIQTICKQFHSYYADTKILDEKDLPISEARLGLVLAVLQVLTNAFTVIGVSALETM
- a CDS encoding MFS cation transporter, with protein sequence MNNWDLIFVVPLIIILGLAFLYFIYKKQNFEKKLFWFYIQTLIVWVINAILIQENSNILTEAFHKMPSATVVILLLFGSSMLFAILLKPVATWITGKIKSRNIWIRASILASIIASMLLLIPSNDAVWFKIIIILQAIILGISISSQSLYFLYLNEQKYNRLFALKVSFAIGFVITFATFIGNWILNMNYFVTDKIIVLNILVVILLLLSLLISFKNGSENKNKIGEFRLVLKEELIKYSKSTLVKLIILTLILGIIYGFVQSPIFRMYFVANSKIGNDSVEWLETLDRKYQVLFILGQFAIGYTLYKIMLPKIGVKNLIFALIVISGLTLLISTFVINSVWIIISNLIFGSAYFVLFYMWFGFAIMWNYRASKGIPVTGFIASALLLGQFSVIFIFNSIIYTKTGLFTYQSIQSIITETNIENIIAFVKNLKKVIRIMAAALFFINSIYLFLTVLWIDQVIAEFIDYTNIKHIFSEYEKQSVEKKINSRIIIE